The following coding sequences lie in one Anguilla anguilla isolate fAngAng1 chromosome 14, fAngAng1.pri, whole genome shotgun sequence genomic window:
- the pja2 gene encoding E3 ubiquitin-protein ligase Praja-2 isoform X1 — MGQESGKSAWPKPAGGYQTITGRRYGRRHAYISFRPSLARHRKASKENHADWQEMEMNSVDGENSISSKGNISSMLHAIFPVSTNSVHPEVDGTRLNADAPRKQPAGLKAADHSAFSYRKLKGEQAMACDSQPSSGSSKSSEACAWPALQDEDSNPSNGSVLSFVNIDSYEPDSSEAEEDGLSSDPSLGLQKRLDDMICELGKEFDYLSGLQSYLYTKSCEEPKPSQKDAGELRQDGSAFHRSLSEGEEGASSSSDPGDGPGEPDQSVASVSPDGLKGPDCGSDRAEAEMVVRPKIRKQTSEGHLEKRKCSQPEARHPFARQQGGNKCGSAPPFFLTQTERPRNEFLFDFPLMEFKASEPLKGEREDSETCCRRKPDAEDKLWENMEDFDEKCASLMKGDNSSECSEGEWSASWTSDSGVEKEPCSSEGSWETLPGPEEPELRSSSSSLEDVPELGFVPEDQAPLEEGEIPWLSYQEETDSSSDEDPEGAGSHFVHPGLFMLDGNNNFEDDSSVSEDFDADWRLLDDFGDSFGMAQAISYVDPQLLAYMALEERLAQAMEAALAHLESLAIDVEQAHPPATEDVIDSLPQITVLEDHSGQDQCCAICCCEYVKDEVTTELPCHHIFHKICVTLWLRKSGTCPVCRHVLSPALPDAPVPTSFVSDHDTPPSNHSAAGTR, encoded by the exons aTGGGTCAGGAATCGGGCAAGTCTGCCTGGCCCAAACCAGCTGGAGGCTATCAGACCATCACGGGGCGGAGATACGGCAGGAGACATGCATATATTAGCTTTCGGCCTTCGCTGGCCAGACACAGAAAAGCATCCAAAGAGAACCACGCGGACTGGCAGGAAATGGAGATGAACAGTGTGGATGGCGAGAATTCTATAT CATCAAAGGGAAACATCTCTTCAATGCTCCACGCCATCTTCCCCGTGTCCACAAATTCGGTTCACCCAGAAGTCGACGGGACGAGGCTGAACGCGGACGCACCCAGGAAGCAGCCGGCCGGGCTGAAAGCTGCGGACCACTCCGCCTTCAGCTACAGGAAGCTGAAGGGCGAGCAGGCCATGGCCTGCGACTCCCAGCCCTCGTCCGGCTCCAGCAAGAGCTCGGAGGCCTGCGCCTGGCCCGCTCTGCAGGACGAGGACAGCAATCCGTCCAACGGCAGCGTGCTGAGCTTCGTCAACATTGACTCTTATGAGCCGGACAGCAGCGAAGCGGAGGAGGACGGCCTCAGCTCTGACCCCTCGCTGGGCCTGCAGAAAAGACTGGACGATATGATCTGTGAACTGGGAAAGGAGTTTGACTACCTCAGCGGTTTGCAGTCCTACTTGTACACAAAATCGTGCGAGGAGCCCAAGCCCTCCCAGAAGGACGCCGGCGAGCTCAGGCAAGACGGGTCGGCCTTTCACAGGAGTCTCTCTGAGGGCGAGGAGGGCGCCAGCTCGTCCAGCGACCCCGGCGACGGGCCGGGCGAGCCGGACCAATCGGTGGCCAGCGTTTCCCCGGACGGACTGAAAGGCCCCGACTGCGGGAGCGATCGAGCTGAGGCGGAGATGGTGGTACGGCCCAAAATTCGGAAGCAGACGAGCGAAGGCCATCTAGAAAAGAGGAAGTGCTCCCAGCCCGAAGCCCGCCACCCGTTCGCCAGGCAGCAGGGCGGCAACAAGTGCGGTTCCGCCCCGCCGTTCTTTTTGACGCAAACGGAAAGGCCCAGAAACGAGTTCCTCTTCGATTTCCCGCTGATGGAGTTCAAAGCGAGCGAGCCCCTCAAGGGCGAGAGGGAAGATTCAGAGACGTGCTGCAGAAGGAAACCAGACGCTGAAGACAAATTGTGGGAAAACATGGAGGACTTTGATGAGAAATGTGCGTCACTTATGAAGGGGGACAACAG CTCCGAGTGCAGCGAGGGGGAGTGGTCGGCCTCCTGGACCTCGGACTCGGGCGTGGAGAAGGAGCCGTGCTCCAGCGAGGGGAGCTGGGAGACGCTGCCGGGCCCCGAGGAGCCGGAGCTacggagcagcagcagcagcctggagGACGTCCCCGAGCTGGGCTTCGTCCCCGA GGATCAGGCACCGCTGGAAGAAGGCGAGATCCCCTGGCTTTCGTACCAGGAGGAGACGGACAGCAGCAGCGATGAGGACCCGGAGGGAgccggcagccattttgtgcacCCGGGTCTCTTCATGCTCGATGGAAACAACAACTTTGAGGACGACTCCAGTGTGAGCGAGGACTTCGATGCTGACTGGAG GTTGCTCGACGACTTCGGGGACAGCTTCGGCATGGCGCAGGCCATATCCTACGTGGACCCACAGCTGCTGGCTTACATGGCACTCGAAGAACGGCTGGCCCAAGCAATGGAG gCTGCACTGGCTCACCTGGAGTCTCTGGCCATCGACGTGGAGCAGGCCCATCCTCCGGCCACTGAGGACGTCATCGACAGCCTGCCTCAGATCACGGTGCTGGAGGACCACAGCG GCCAGGACCAGTGCTGCGCAATCTGCTGCTGCGAGTACGTGAAGGACGAGGTCACGACCGAGCTGCCCTGCCATCACATCTTCCACAAGATCTGCGTCACGCTCTGGCTGCGCAAG TCTGGGACTTGCCCCGTGTGCCGGCATGTCCTGTCCCCCGCCCTCCCCGACGCCCCCGTCCCCACCTCCTTTGTCTCGGATCACGACACCCCCCCGTCTAACCACAGCGCTGCAGGAACTCGATGA
- the pja2 gene encoding E3 ubiquitin-protein ligase Praja-2 isoform X2 has translation MLHAIFPVSTNSVHPEVDGTRLNADAPRKQPAGLKAADHSAFSYRKLKGEQAMACDSQPSSGSSKSSEACAWPALQDEDSNPSNGSVLSFVNIDSYEPDSSEAEEDGLSSDPSLGLQKRLDDMICELGKEFDYLSGLQSYLYTKSCEEPKPSQKDAGELRQDGSAFHRSLSEGEEGASSSSDPGDGPGEPDQSVASVSPDGLKGPDCGSDRAEAEMVVRPKIRKQTSEGHLEKRKCSQPEARHPFARQQGGNKCGSAPPFFLTQTERPRNEFLFDFPLMEFKASEPLKGEREDSETCCRRKPDAEDKLWENMEDFDEKCASLMKGDNSSECSEGEWSASWTSDSGVEKEPCSSEGSWETLPGPEEPELRSSSSSLEDVPELGFVPEDQAPLEEGEIPWLSYQEETDSSSDEDPEGAGSHFVHPGLFMLDGNNNFEDDSSVSEDFDADWRLLDDFGDSFGMAQAISYVDPQLLAYMALEERLAQAMEAALAHLESLAIDVEQAHPPATEDVIDSLPQITVLEDHSGQDQCCAICCCEYVKDEVTTELPCHHIFHKICVTLWLRKSGTCPVCRHVLSPALPDAPVPTSFVSDHDTPPSNHSAAGTR, from the exons ATGCTCCACGCCATCTTCCCCGTGTCCACAAATTCGGTTCACCCAGAAGTCGACGGGACGAGGCTGAACGCGGACGCACCCAGGAAGCAGCCGGCCGGGCTGAAAGCTGCGGACCACTCCGCCTTCAGCTACAGGAAGCTGAAGGGCGAGCAGGCCATGGCCTGCGACTCCCAGCCCTCGTCCGGCTCCAGCAAGAGCTCGGAGGCCTGCGCCTGGCCCGCTCTGCAGGACGAGGACAGCAATCCGTCCAACGGCAGCGTGCTGAGCTTCGTCAACATTGACTCTTATGAGCCGGACAGCAGCGAAGCGGAGGAGGACGGCCTCAGCTCTGACCCCTCGCTGGGCCTGCAGAAAAGACTGGACGATATGATCTGTGAACTGGGAAAGGAGTTTGACTACCTCAGCGGTTTGCAGTCCTACTTGTACACAAAATCGTGCGAGGAGCCCAAGCCCTCCCAGAAGGACGCCGGCGAGCTCAGGCAAGACGGGTCGGCCTTTCACAGGAGTCTCTCTGAGGGCGAGGAGGGCGCCAGCTCGTCCAGCGACCCCGGCGACGGGCCGGGCGAGCCGGACCAATCGGTGGCCAGCGTTTCCCCGGACGGACTGAAAGGCCCCGACTGCGGGAGCGATCGAGCTGAGGCGGAGATGGTGGTACGGCCCAAAATTCGGAAGCAGACGAGCGAAGGCCATCTAGAAAAGAGGAAGTGCTCCCAGCCCGAAGCCCGCCACCCGTTCGCCAGGCAGCAGGGCGGCAACAAGTGCGGTTCCGCCCCGCCGTTCTTTTTGACGCAAACGGAAAGGCCCAGAAACGAGTTCCTCTTCGATTTCCCGCTGATGGAGTTCAAAGCGAGCGAGCCCCTCAAGGGCGAGAGGGAAGATTCAGAGACGTGCTGCAGAAGGAAACCAGACGCTGAAGACAAATTGTGGGAAAACATGGAGGACTTTGATGAGAAATGTGCGTCACTTATGAAGGGGGACAACAG CTCCGAGTGCAGCGAGGGGGAGTGGTCGGCCTCCTGGACCTCGGACTCGGGCGTGGAGAAGGAGCCGTGCTCCAGCGAGGGGAGCTGGGAGACGCTGCCGGGCCCCGAGGAGCCGGAGCTacggagcagcagcagcagcctggagGACGTCCCCGAGCTGGGCTTCGTCCCCGA GGATCAGGCACCGCTGGAAGAAGGCGAGATCCCCTGGCTTTCGTACCAGGAGGAGACGGACAGCAGCAGCGATGAGGACCCGGAGGGAgccggcagccattttgtgcacCCGGGTCTCTTCATGCTCGATGGAAACAACAACTTTGAGGACGACTCCAGTGTGAGCGAGGACTTCGATGCTGACTGGAG GTTGCTCGACGACTTCGGGGACAGCTTCGGCATGGCGCAGGCCATATCCTACGTGGACCCACAGCTGCTGGCTTACATGGCACTCGAAGAACGGCTGGCCCAAGCAATGGAG gCTGCACTGGCTCACCTGGAGTCTCTGGCCATCGACGTGGAGCAGGCCCATCCTCCGGCCACTGAGGACGTCATCGACAGCCTGCCTCAGATCACGGTGCTGGAGGACCACAGCG GCCAGGACCAGTGCTGCGCAATCTGCTGCTGCGAGTACGTGAAGGACGAGGTCACGACCGAGCTGCCCTGCCATCACATCTTCCACAAGATCTGCGTCACGCTCTGGCTGCGCAAG TCTGGGACTTGCCCCGTGTGCCGGCATGTCCTGTCCCCCGCCCTCCCCGACGCCCCCGTCCCCACCTCCTTTGTCTCGGATCACGACACCCCCCCGTCTAACCACAGCGCTGCAGGAACTCGATGA